Within Vicia villosa cultivar HV-30 ecotype Madison, WI linkage group LG1, Vvil1.0, whole genome shotgun sequence, the genomic segment tattttatatttatcagcTCAAAGTAGAACTTGCCAAATAGAGCCTTGGTAAATTGAAACTTctaagatgttttgaaaaaaatgtacAATTTTTTCTTGACAAACACTCTGGTGCACAAGTGTTTCCATAACTGCTTTCAGTTTATAGTTTGATTGATTATAAAGCGTTGCGAGGTCCAATACGCCATTTATAAGACAGCTGCTACACATGCAATTTcatcttgaatgaagatgtaTAGTTGTCTGTCTTGTCTCATTTCGAACCTTATACCAGTCACACAAATTATCAATTTTGTTTGGAAACGTTTCTTTGCTACTGTGTTCTATACGTAACTTGTTGGTTTCTTCTAGAGCTTAGTACTGTGTTCATGTGATAGTATGTGACAAATTGAAGTTCAAATTTAATGATGATAATTTTGGCTGTTTCTTAGACGCATAATATGAAAATTTTGGAAAAGTTCAGCCTTTGTCACTGTTGACAACGCCACTCTTGTTGAATACTACAAAAACACGCAAACCTCTCTATTAAGATGACtcattttaattttagtaatttttgTGATATCTTTGAGTTTAGTTTGGTATCTAGACATGCAAGCAAAATCTATTCgaacaaatttatttattttaaattaatatagaataataatataatattgaaTGATTGAACAcctctgattttttttttataccaaataaatatttttaaatgcatttTTAGACTTTATTTTTAAATGGACTTTTGGTctcttaatttaataatttttaacttttttttttgacagcAAGAAACTAAaccatttcattaataataatattgtaaATACAAGTAGGTACATCGTTAAAAACATGAAAACTAGTAAGAGATGGAGCCGCCTTAGCCAAAGCATGAGCAACTTCATTAGCTTGTCTTCTAATGAACTTAACCTGAAAGTTCCTAGTAGAGTGAGTCAGGACCTGATAACAAGCTCGAGTAATGGCGCCAAAATCTGAGTCGTTTAGCTTAGGAATAGTCACACTATCCACTACACTTTTAGAGTCCGACTCGAAAACCACATTATCATAGCCAAGGTCTAAAACCCAATTAATAGCAGCTAAGAGTCCAAGAGCTTCGCCGGTATCAACATCAGTAATAGGAGAAAACCATTCTGTCCGAGCTGTAATAAAAGTACCCTCATCATTTTTGATACAGACACCTATACCAACCTTGTTGCTAGAAAAAGATGCATCAATGTTGCATTTTAGCCAACCGGTGGGTGGCTTACACCACTTAGGATCGGTTACCGGTTGATCTATAGGAGAAGCTATGTTCCTGGCCTGTTGAGCGTCTCGCCAACCTGATAATAGACGCGAACCTCGCAAGCAGATATTATCTGGAGAATCCTCGATTTGATTCCAAAGGGCATTGTTTCTGCTTTTCCAAATACTCCACAAGATAGTAGAAAAGACCGCCTGATTTTCATGAGTAGAGACCTGCAGAAAAGAAAATACAACAGAACTAAAATCTCCTTCGTTGTTGACTAACTGCTGAATAGTTTGCCAAAGCCCCACTTTTTCCCAACAGACAATACTCTTAGGACACTGAAAATATAAATGATTATTATTCTCATAACCACTCCCACATATCACGCAACTATCAGGACACCCGACACCTTTGTCAATGAGGCGTGTTCTACATAAGCGCCACAGGAAGTTCTTGACTCTTGGAGGGATCTTCATATTCCAAATTAAATCCCACTTTTTAACAATGCGCAGATGAGAGGTGTCTATCGCTTCGTTGACACAGTAACGATAGGCACTACGCACAGAAAAAATACCATTCTTCTCAAGATTCTAAAACACTCTATCCTCATGAACCGCTTCGAATAATGGAGTGTTTGCAATTTTATGCGCCACTTCACCACCTACTAACGGATAAATCAAATTCAACTTCCATTGTTTGCCAGTTGGGTTAATAAGATTCGAAACTTTGAGATTTGCCACCATCGAATTGTCGGGCCACAAATTAGTAACCGCGGAGCTGTCGTATAACCAGTTTTGATCCCAAACCGAGATGCACTCTCCCGTACCAATGCTCCACTTGTACCCTCCTCGCACCACAAATTTAGCACTCCAAATACTACGCCAGATGTAACTCGAATTATGTCCAATCTCTGAACTAAGAAAATCACACTTAGGAAAGTATCTAGCCTTGTAAAGGCGCGAAGCCAAGGTGTTAGGCTTAGTCATAAGGCTCCAAGCTTGTTTGCTTAACATGACATAATTGAAAGCACTTAGATTTTTGAACCCCATACCACCAAATTTCTTAGGCATAGATAGCTTGTCCCATGACAACCAATGAATACCTCTTGAGTTATCTTTTGTATGACCCCACCAGAACGAGttcaacattttttcaatttCATCAATCAAGGAGGAAGGGAGTAAGAAGATACTCATAATATATGTCGGAATAGATTGGAGAACAAATTTTATAAGCGTTTCCCTACATGCTTGCGAGAGACTTCGACTACTCCAAGAGtttatcttcttccaaattctGTCTTTGATAAACTTGAAAGTAGCTTTCCTGTTTCTTCCTATCATAGAGGGGACTCCAAGATATTTTCCGGTACCTAATACTTGTTGAACTCCTAAGGTACCAGCCAAGAGATTTCTAAGTCCAGAATCAACATTTCTACTACAATAGAATTTAGACTTCTGGAAATTGATAGCTTGACCAGAGGCTTCTTCAATTTACAcgagataccacctcatatcatttgcatatgcatcatttgcatctctaacaaaatgcatagcttgtgtttgctacttgtgactcagcaggatttaaacaagaaatcactcatcagtacaagtaacaattagggttttgttctcccttcatctcatatgaactatcttcatcaacagttaACATTTGATCCTAAAaggttcatttcaacaagctcaaaagctctgaatcaaccagattagggttttgactgaagacagcatactcctgacttttgctcaggatttgacctattgacttgggacatgacctcaagaccccaagtacatcattttgacctaatctattggctcaagacatctcctacacaaggattgatcaatagtgaaatttcaaatcatcagattagggttttgaactaccagggactaaaatcagggatcacatttgggaaaccctaaaaagctccagggaatcactcaaaggtttcaatcatcttcaaataatccctatgataatatccaatggaaattgtatctcaattcaagatccacagtcatcaatttcatcaggtcgacaattagggtttttgacctaattcacctgaacaactgactttttaatcagaacatggtgccacaacttaaaccatggctcaaggtcctccaataactcaatgtgatccattcataccattcatttggtgaggatagcctggttcatttgaaatctccagaaacgcgattcgtctgaaatagtcaactgtacaagatcaccattgactttttggaaattttggtcaaccatgacttttgaagttttaaatcatcaacatatgatatatgaagtcatttgatcaaggaaaatcaaaaaaatcaatcaagaatcaaaaagtcataagtttgactttccatacgtagacaattttctaagtgtttttcaatggttttttccaaactttggaagggaataactcaaaatttcacctacaaactgaaaaaaacttccaacatgaaagttgtagattttgatccaatgaacaactttgtcacatataatttttttccataagatcaaccatttaagagatgtggagcttcaaagttggtatcttttgaaaaatgcacttaaaatctcattttcttcaaagttcatggatctttttcacccatttccttaaaggtcttgaagaaactttcaactagggttttgaagtacatatcatgagctttccaaaatgtccaagagcatgaaaaaatatggagcatagctatggttttgaattttgccattagtgatcatttcacttgaaatttcaagtcattttgccaaagttttaaaccattctaccaaatgatgcaagtaatgatacaccaatgcaataattgagagatattttctgatttgagatcagattggaaagagataagaagcttggaagattaaccatggttaagtcattttaaccatttgcatttaatgtgaaagattccattttatctccaaatgctaaatcaccattctttgatcaacttgcaaggctttgtattcagaaaacttggcctataaatagaggtcatttccactctcaaaaccacaccaaaacctcacaaatcataggttttctctcttctttcttaagttgcaagtttcataagtttcaaagaggaagaattgcaatttccatctcttgcaatttctgagcaaagtgttgcttctaacacttcctaaacatcatatggaaattgtttgatccactcacacaccccaaaatacttcaaatctcagaatcactacctcacctccatatgaacataaagtgagccttaacatgccaattttcataccaagccatatctgtccaaactaaccttctaaacatcatccatatacttcatatgaactgttccagccatcatccatgatctgaaacatcaaaatcatcaagcttgatcctcacttgagccatactgcagatcgggtaccatggccacactcaggtgaattcaattcattccaggcattcaaacaccttccataatcatcattgaagctatccagatcattacaaagcatctgtaacacctccagctcGAAATTCAactctcagtttggccgtttttgaaggtaagtgctatgaacttcaaactctatcatacatgcatcataaatggaaaactgatttaccatcttgtttctacacatatgaggatcattaaccctcaatcaattgcatcataacttgcacatacatcatttcacgattaaattcagttttagggttcttcatgttcatgcgaaaattgatcaccttagagcaaaaataaatgaattatgagggtaccatcatgatccttgtgaaaaaccgagtgagatagacccttttcttgatcaaaataatccagtttcaaatattttcaaaaatcagttagggttgtgttcttggcgccagatttggtttgggaaattcaaattcttgatttaaaatataattaatggaACGCgcgtgtattacaagccacaagcgtggctcagttggcaagtgttttggttggtgagagagagggcgtgggttcaagcccttgtgaagacaaaaccattttttcaacactaattttcttcatttttctttacaacttcatcaattattttaaccaatcaaaactcatcatttttacttaattttttgtacactctttatttaatatatatattttatgaatataaaaaaaaatcacaaaaatatatatattttggtacatttttaataggtttaaaatgacttgtttttaagtggttttaatactttaaatattatttttcatttgattttttcaaacttaaccacttgtaaatattttttgtgatcaaaccctaatcatttaggtcttagttaaacataagatttgtctttgtttaaattaagttgatttctttcaaatttcaaaccgttttaaaacaaacgatcacggtttttcaaaacaaatgaaccttttctttttggttttcttttcaaaaaaaaactcttaatcaaatctttttggattgatcaattgattttcaaaacaactgggcctctcgaatattagagagtataagtcccattccttttctttgtacagtttttcaaaacagaaaacttctttcaaaaaaacaaaacttttcaaactattttcaaaacgACAAACTTCGCAGATCAATTAACCAtgtgttataaaataaaacatgggcctccacataggtataagtctcattcccttacatgaaattaggtatttcattgtacatacacccttttgtacatacctcgattaATTTAAAACTCcgaacaacaaattaaaaaatgaaggttttcttcaaACCTTCCCCAAAAAAAtcaccatgggcctccatgtaggtataagtcccaagcccctttgtaaatatttgtttacatagccatgaataaactcaatgggcctctccccgagtataagtcccgagccctgtgtacaTAACCTTGTTTGGTAAACTGATCATCCTTAcaagtatatttccttcataaactccattgtacacTCACATTTTGTCACAtatatgtacttgttcatacttgttcatgtttgttcatgtttgttcatacttgttcatctgcttgtttatattatatatgtctgttcaacttagtacaacactaggttccccatagcctcctattgggcttcgtgcaaagaatctcccctagtttaggttaggacatagagtatggtttcccggtgaaatcgctctaagagctcaaaccaactataccatgcctcctcttgggcttcgtacaaacgacttgtccctcccatagcctcctcttgggcttacaatgcaaggaccctcgattgtccctcccatagcctcctcttgggcttacaatgcaaggaccctcagatagcctcctcttgggcttcgtacaaggacccacgggcttcttataagcatccccaatatccaaataaaaaaccctaggagattatacatttatcatctctatgataggagtatctcttctatatcatcacaaacaattaaaacttctttttttgccacaaggttggctaatcaatcaaaccttttgccaccaggctggctgattaatcaaagtttttgccataatggctggcttcgtcgaaacttttcccacaaggctggctgattaatcaaaaatttttgtcacaaggctgacttcattgaaagtttttgccacaaggctggctaatcaaacttgtttttgccacaaggctggctaaacaaaaaaaacatctttatcattctaagcgccataagtggcacagcccagggcttataatgaaaagattttcaaacaaaaatcaaacagatgtatgtgatgatatagattagatacatcgaacattgagatgacatttgtctcttatcctttgcttccactagcataagtgggaactacgattgctctgactttctcaaaa encodes:
- the LOC131642432 gene encoding uncharacterized mitochondrial protein AtMg00310-like produces the protein MSIFLLPSSLIDEIEKMLNSFWWGHTKDNSRGIHWLSWDKLSMPKKFGGMGFKNLSAFNYVMLSKQAWSLMTKPNTLASRLYKARYFPKCDFLSSEIGHNSSYIWRSIWSAKFVVRGGYKWSIGTGECISVWDQNWLYDSSAVTNLWPDNSMVANLKVSNLINPTGKQWKLNLIYPLVGGEVAHKIANTPLFEAVHEDRVF